In Methanomicrobia archaeon, the following are encoded in one genomic region:
- a CDS encoding NAD(P)/FAD-dependent oxidoreductase has translation MRDDEDMTLTCDVLVVGAGPGGSSAAAAAAEAGAHTIMIERKSRVGVPVQCGEGIGAYLLPFLPFPIPPEQLIWTLNELTFWAEELSTARTGKLWTTHLLNRAAFDAWLARRAEEKGAEVLRETELIALTVKTGYTVTSATVKTPAGIREIAPRVVIAADGVDATVLKLLGFKPDKQTTCGKVLSYEMAHLQLRSPRSFQVFLGDFAPGVYAYILPKSRTTANVGVGTIVFDRKLRECYDAFMELPPVRAQVGTGTLVQDKSGWAPIRSFTEHWVYDNVLLVGDVANQNFKPFVEGIIPTIICGDRAGKTAADFIRGKGALDIYPDRVRATIGPLFAESDQLIPILYELSTSKDPRDHVLRLCLFASIISLKQFEHLRRADTDYRAIQGIVERWTRSPFRQPVADLIERLGFWYLLLKSR, from the coding sequence ATGAGGGATGACGAGGACATGACGCTCACGTGTGATGTCTTGGTGGTCGGTGCAGGGCCGGGAGGGAGCAGCGCGGCCGCTGCTGCGGCAGAAGCCGGTGCTCACACGATCATGATCGAGAGAAAGAGCAGGGTCGGCGTCCCGGTACAGTGCGGCGAAGGCATCGGCGCGTATCTCCTGCCGTTCCTCCCCTTTCCGATCCCGCCCGAGCAGCTCATCTGGACGCTGAACGAGCTCACCTTCTGGGCTGAAGAGCTGAGCACCGCGCGCACCGGCAAGCTCTGGACGACCCATCTGCTGAATCGCGCAGCGTTCGATGCATGGTTAGCCCGGCGTGCGGAAGAAAAAGGAGCAGAGGTACTCAGAGAAACGGAGCTTATCGCTCTGACCGTAAAAACAGGGTACACGGTGACGAGCGCAACGGTAAAGACCCCTGCGGGTATACGGGAGATCGCGCCGCGGGTGGTGATAGCCGCCGATGGCGTTGATGCAACTGTCCTGAAACTCCTGGGCTTCAAACCGGATAAGCAAACGACCTGCGGGAAAGTGCTGAGCTACGAGATGGCACATCTGCAGTTGCGTAGCCCGCGGAGTTTTCAGGTATTCCTGGGCGATTTCGCGCCCGGCGTCTATGCCTATATACTCCCCAAGTCCAGAACGACCGCGAACGTCGGTGTGGGCACGATCGTGTTCGACCGGAAGCTGCGGGAGTGCTATGACGCGTTCATGGAGTTGCCGCCGGTGCGCGCGCAGGTGGGTACGGGCACACTCGTACAGGACAAGAGTGGGTGGGCGCCGATACGCTCTTTCACGGAGCACTGGGTCTACGATAACGTGTTACTGGTGGGTGATGTGGCAAACCAGAACTTCAAGCCGTTTGTCGAGGGGATCATACCCACGATCATCTGCGGCGATCGCGCGGGAAAGACCGCGGCGGACTTCATTCGCGGCAAAGGCGCGCTGGACATTTACCCTGACCGTGTCCGTGCCACCATAGGGCCGCTCTTCGCGGAATCTGATCAACTCATCCCCATCCTCTACGAACTGAGCACATCCAAAGACCCCCGGGACCACGTGCTTCGGCTCTGCCTCTTCGCCAGTATCATCTCGTTGAAGCAGTTCGAGCACCTGCGCCGTGCTGATACGGATTACCGGGCGATCCAGGGAATTGTTGAGCGGTGGACCCGCAGTCCATTCAGGCAACCGGTGGCAGACCTCATTGAGCGGCTGGGCTTCTGGTATCTCCTCCTGAAGAGCAGATAA
- a CDS encoding response regulator: MSKNELKILIVEDQEEHVLIIKNALEKSERAQRIWVCRDGEEALDFLYNRAAFASKRAYPKPDVLLLDLRLPKIDGLEVLKRIKADEHLKDIAVIVLTASERGEDIIEAYKDDVQSYILKSTFIVSKTGKMEGLLDAIRAIP, encoded by the coding sequence ATGAGTAAAAACGAGCTGAAGATCTTGATCGTGGAAGATCAGGAAGAGCACGTGCTCATCATAAAGAACGCCTTGGAGAAGAGCGAGCGGGCACAGCGTATCTGGGTCTGTAGAGACGGAGAAGAGGCGCTCGATTTCCTTTATAACCGTGCTGCGTTCGCCTCGAAGCGGGCATATCCGAAGCCGGATGTCCTACTGCTGGATCTCCGCCTGCCCAAGATTGACGGGCTCGAGGTGCTCAAGCGGATAAAGGCTGATGAGCACTTGAAGGATATTGCCGTTATCGTGCTCACCGCATCTGAGCGGGGCGAGGACATCATCGAGGCTTACAAGGACGACGTGCAGAGCTATATCCTGAAGTCCACGTTTATCGTCTCGAAGACGGGGAAGATGGAAGGGCTTCTGGACGCGATCCGCGCCATCCCGTGA
- a CDS encoding secretion system protein E yields MRLTAAKGTQHAKGEVRTGGAVAKKQLLHALSESKRIEEAEKLQERLLTRIQTQLNKTEAKAEADERAKLQAEEQEAVATLERIRAKKSAAEVALRAAIAALKGETVEPNPGETPVPDPVTVAPGDGVAGGASPFASYLAAGGARENAEAMGDLETYPVNEPWAYVHITATTPPIYAVHEVELSEGERELLKEIKTYLYETLDVSLTTLQEPVVFLRERVDRVLQEFGVNGSITQDNMDKLMYYVTRDFIGYGKLDPLIRDKMAEDISADGPEIPLFVFHRNYGSIETNIIFNREDLDALIYRLSQRSGRHISLARPLLDASLPTKDRLQLSIGSEVTTRGSTFTIRKFRETPFTPINLVEYGTFSMEMMAYFWLAVENGANILIAGGTASGKTTVLNAIAMFIPPESKIVSIEDTREINLLHQNWIPAVTRQVEEGGYAIEMYDLLRTALRQRPEYVLVGEVRGVEAHTLFQAMATGHITLSTIHAESATTVVKRLTKHPIDVPLMLLDSLDIIAIQRQVKVGERHVRRCTKIIEVTGIDFEEEMLKTNELFTWRPDEFEFTGESRVFVKIMEKLNLSEEQLVEEFSRRKRILDAMSARGMDDFQSLNRVLLDYCIDPAGTEQRVVPEEREREVQ; encoded by the coding sequence ATGAGGCTTACAGCGGCAAAGGGAACTCAGCACGCTAAGGGAGAAGTACGTACCGGCGGAGCAGTGGCGAAGAAGCAGCTGTTGCACGCTTTGAGCGAATCGAAAAGGATCGAGGAAGCGGAAAAGCTGCAGGAACGGTTGCTTACCCGGATACAAACCCAGCTCAACAAGACGGAGGCAAAGGCCGAGGCTGATGAGCGTGCGAAATTACAGGCGGAAGAGCAGGAAGCAGTAGCCACGTTGGAGCGTATCCGGGCGAAAAAGAGCGCGGCTGAGGTCGCGCTGCGGGCTGCAATCGCGGCATTAAAGGGTGAGACCGTGGAGCCAAATCCGGGTGAGACCCCGGTGCCCGATCCGGTTACCGTGGCGCCCGGTGATGGTGTGGCTGGAGGTGCGAGCCCGTTTGCTTCATATCTTGCCGCAGGTGGAGCGCGCGAAAACGCAGAGGCGATGGGCGATCTTGAGACCTATCCGGTGAATGAGCCCTGGGCGTACGTGCACATAACCGCGACCACGCCCCCCATTTACGCGGTTCACGAGGTGGAACTCTCCGAAGGCGAGCGAGAGCTGCTCAAAGAGATCAAGACGTACCTCTATGAGACCCTGGACGTGAGCCTTACTACGCTCCAGGAACCGGTGGTTTTTCTCCGGGAACGCGTAGATCGTGTGCTGCAGGAGTTTGGCGTAAATGGGAGCATCACCCAGGACAATATGGATAAGCTCATGTACTATGTCACGCGGGACTTCATCGGCTACGGGAAGTTAGATCCACTCATCCGTGACAAGATGGCGGAGGATATCTCAGCCGACGGGCCGGAGATACCACTCTTTGTCTTCCACCGGAACTACGGCTCCATCGAGACGAACATCATTTTTAATCGCGAGGATCTGGACGCTCTGATCTACCGGTTATCACAGCGATCGGGGCGGCACATCTCCCTGGCCCGACCGCTTCTGGACGCCTCTCTGCCCACCAAGGACCGATTGCAATTGAGTATCGGGAGTGAGGTCACGACGCGGGGCTCAACCTTCACGATCCGTAAGTTCCGGGAGACGCCCTTTACACCGATCAACCTCGTGGAGTATGGCACGTTCTCTATGGAGATGATGGCATACTTCTGGTTGGCGGTGGAGAACGGAGCGAACATCCTCATTGCCGGCGGCACCGCCTCGGGTAAGACCACGGTGCTCAACGCGATCGCGATGTTCATACCACCTGAGAGCAAGATCGTCTCGATCGAGGATACCCGAGAGATCAACTTGTTGCACCAGAATTGGATCCCGGCGGTGACGCGGCAGGTGGAAGAGGGCGGTTACGCGATCGAGATGTACGATCTGCTCCGAACTGCGCTCCGGCAGCGGCCGGAATACGTGCTTGTGGGTGAGGTGCGGGGCGTAGAGGCGCATACGCTCTTTCAAGCCATGGCTACCGGGCACATTACCCTCTCCACGATACACGCGGAATCCGCGACTACGGTGGTGAAACGATTGACGAAGCACCCCATTGACGTCCCGCTCATGCTCCTTGACAGCCTGGATATCATCGCGATACAGCGCCAGGTAAAGGTGGGTGAGCGGCACGTGCGACGCTGCACCAAGATCATCGAGGTCACGGGGATCGATTTCGAGGAAGAGATGCTGAAGACGAACGAGCTCTTCACCTGGCGGCCCGATGAGTTCGAGTTCACCGGCGAATCGCGGGTATTCGTTAAGATAATGGAGAAGCTGAACCTGTCCGAGGAGCAACTGGTTGAGGAGTTCTCACGCAGGAAACGGATTTTGGATGCGATGAGTGCGCGGGGGATGGACGACTTCCAATCGCTCAACCGGGTGTTACTCGATTACTGTATAGATCCAGCAGGTACGGAGCAGCGGGTGGTACCGGAGGAGCGCGAGCGCGAAGTGCAATGA
- a CDS encoding nucleoside-diphosphate kinase, with translation MSEVVIGEGLSDREVAAPKKERTFVMIKPGCVERGLIGAVIERFERAGLTIAAVKLVQLTRQVAETQYAEHEGEYYYEGLITYMISGPTIAVVLEGDDAINVARETAGKTDPREAEFGTIRADFGTDTRHNVVHAADSEAAAKREIEIHFPELS, from the coding sequence ATGAGTGAGGTAGTGATCGGCGAAGGCCTGAGCGATCGGGAAGTTGCGGCACCGAAGAAGGAGCGGACATTCGTGATGATCAAACCCGGGTGCGTTGAGCGCGGCCTTATCGGCGCGGTCATTGAGCGATTCGAGCGTGCGGGCTTGACCATCGCGGCCGTGAAGCTGGTTCAGCTCACGAGGCAGGTAGCAGAGACGCAGTATGCGGAGCATGAGGGTGAGTATTATTACGAGGGTTTGATCACCTACATGATCTCAGGGCCCACGATCGCGGTGGTGCTCGAAGGCGACGATGCCATCAACGTCGCACGTGAGACCGCGGGCAAAACAGACCCCCGCGAGGCTGAGTTCGGCACGATTCGCGCCGATTTCGGGACCGATACGCGGCACAATGTCGTGCATGCGGCCGATTCTGAAGCCGCGGCGAAGCGCGAAATCGAGATTCACTTCCCTGAGCTGAGCTGA
- a CDS encoding sugar phosphate isomerase/epimerase yields MQIVLGAPVWYGNRPFTETLRKLHRLDLDYIEFSLDFPLPDSMADKEREELLRVLDEYGMRIGFHSPLDTPVAHPRDDLAEAGLRIVRSCMAFSASFHPRTLYYNFHLPVKIPTYKLEDVRPQIEQKMLARCAMVMQTAAAFRLTGCAENELTTCERSDLLHEALARFYPRLQFTLDIGHAIKAEVYHTKKKEQENGEHFMDYLTQWVDHCGQKMLVAHVHDCACVDSVLQDHLSLGRGVLDLERVFTLLKSTSCNYLLIETFWKSRKREEMDYEELKRNVELVRSYW; encoded by the coding sequence ATGCAGATCGTACTCGGCGCGCCGGTCTGGTATGGTAACCGACCCTTTACCGAGACCTTGCGGAAGCTCCATCGGCTCGACCTGGACTACATCGAGTTCTCCCTGGATTTCCCGCTGCCCGATTCCATGGCGGATAAGGAGCGAGAAGAGCTGCTGCGAGTGCTGGATGAATATGGTATGCGCATCGGCTTCCATTCTCCGCTCGATACACCCGTTGCGCATCCACGCGACGATCTTGCGGAGGCCGGTCTGCGGATAGTGCGGAGCTGCATGGCCTTTTCAGCGTCCTTCCACCCCCGCACGCTCTACTATAATTTCCACCTGCCCGTAAAAATCCCCACTTACAAGCTCGAGGACGTTCGACCGCAGATAGAGCAAAAGATGCTTGCGCGTTGTGCAATGGTGATGCAAACGGCTGCGGCGTTTCGCTTGACCGGTTGTGCCGAGAACGAATTAACGACCTGCGAGCGCTCCGATCTCCTGCACGAAGCGCTCGCACGCTTCTATCCGCGGTTACAGTTCACCCTGGACATCGGGCACGCGATAAAGGCCGAAGTATACCACACCAAAAAGAAGGAGCAGGAGAACGGTGAGCACTTCATGGATTATCTCACGCAATGGGTGGATCACTGCGGCCAGAAGATGCTGGTAGCGCATGTGCATGACTGCGCCTGTGTCGATTCGGTGCTCCAGGATCATCTCTCCCTCGGCCGGGGTGTGCTGGATCTTGAGCGGGTATTTACGCTCCTGAAATCGACCTCCTGCAACTATCTGCTGATCGAGACCTTCTGGAAGAGCCGTAAGCGAGAAGAGATGGATTACGAAGAACTCAAGCGAAACGTCGAGCTGGTACGCAGCTACTGGTGA
- a CDS encoding nodulation protein NfeD — MATKQRHVYLLVFIISLAIVGALVPCAGAASDDHVIYVIRIEGTISEGTVLDIIEGLQEAEQLGAEAVLIELDTPGGLVSSTLKITEAILNLDVPVITYVAPRGAIAASAGAFILVSGNIAAMAPGTTTGAAMPVEIGIEGRQAADNKTINFFAGHIESIAASRGRNATQAKRFVTDNDALNENLALERGIIELIANDETDLLAKLDGMNVTIAGENQTLATKDAIIHRKERTIRSTLLETLSDPQIAVILLLVGIYGLIFGFMSPGTYVPEMIGAICLILALYGIGLFEVNVFGVLLIIVAVLLFIAEALTPTFGILTTGGAVCLIIGALILPKEPFLVSPESGWFEGFVLTVLGVAIASALFFFFAVGAVLKSRKRRAQVGAEELIGRVTKAESTITEDKGTVKLRGEIWNARAAAGETIPEGVKVAIVDRDGLTLLVKRKED; from the coding sequence ATGGCCACGAAACAACGTCACGTGTATCTTTTGGTCTTCATTATTAGCCTCGCCATTGTAGGCGCTCTTGTTCCTTGCGCAGGAGCAGCCAGCGACGATCACGTTATCTACGTAATCCGTATCGAAGGCACGATCTCCGAGGGCACGGTCTTGGACATCATTGAAGGCTTGCAAGAAGCTGAGCAGCTGGGTGCCGAAGCTGTCCTGATCGAGCTCGATACGCCCGGCGGGCTCGTCAGCTCCACACTGAAGATCACCGAGGCGATCCTGAATTTAGACGTGCCGGTGATCACCTATGTCGCGCCGAGGGGCGCGATCGCCGCGTCCGCAGGTGCCTTTATACTCGTCTCCGGGAATATCGCGGCCATGGCGCCAGGCACGACCACAGGCGCGGCAATGCCCGTCGAGATTGGCATAGAAGGCCGCCAGGCCGCGGACAACAAGACCATCAACTTCTTCGCCGGGCATATCGAGAGTATCGCGGCCTCACGGGGCCGTAACGCGACGCAGGCCAAACGCTTCGTCACCGATAATGACGCGCTCAACGAGAACCTCGCGCTGGAACGCGGGATCATCGAGCTCATTGCCAACGACGAAACTGACCTCTTAGCGAAGCTTGACGGTATGAATGTCACGATAGCAGGTGAAAACCAGACGTTAGCGACGAAGGACGCCATCATTCACCGTAAAGAGAGAACGATCCGTTCAACGCTCCTCGAAACACTGAGCGATCCCCAGATCGCGGTCATTCTGCTGCTAGTGGGCATCTACGGGCTCATCTTCGGGTTCATGTCGCCCGGCACGTACGTACCGGAGATGATCGGCGCGATCTGCCTCATATTAGCGCTCTACGGTATCGGACTCTTTGAGGTGAACGTCTTCGGCGTGCTCCTCATTATCGTTGCGGTTCTCCTCTTCATCGCGGAGGCATTGACCCCGACCTTCGGCATACTCACGACCGGCGGTGCGGTCTGCTTGATCATCGGCGCGCTGATACTCCCGAAAGAGCCGTTCCTCGTCAGTCCTGAATCGGGCTGGTTCGAAGGCTTCGTGCTCACCGTCCTCGGGGTCGCTATCGCCTCTGCGCTCTTTTTCTTCTTCGCCGTCGGTGCGGTCCTCAAGAGCAGGAAACGGCGAGCTCAGGTGGGTGCCGAGGAGCTCATCGGACGCGTAACGAAGGCTGAGTCCACGATCACTGAGGATAAGGGCACCGTCAAACTACGCGGTGAGATCTGGAACGCGCGTGCCGCAGCAGGGGAAACGATCCCTGAGGGCGTAAAGGTGGCGATCGTGGATCGCGATGGCTTGACCCTGCTCGTGAAACGGAAAGAGGACTGA